The Candidatus Omnitrophota bacterium genome window below encodes:
- the rpmH gene encoding 50S ribosomal protein L34, whose protein sequence is MKKNLKTISILKRKRSHGFRLRMASRGGRLVLASRRRKGRARLGV, encoded by the coding sequence ATGAAAAAGAACCTGAAGACCATATCTATCTTGAAAAGAAAGCGAAGCCACGGATTCCGGCTGCGGATGGCGAGTCGCGGAGGCCGTTTGGTTTTGGCGTCGCGCCGTCGCAAAGGGAGAGCGCGCCTGGGTGTATGA